From a single Raphanus sativus cultivar WK10039 chromosome 3, ASM80110v3, whole genome shotgun sequence genomic region:
- the LOC130510018 gene encoding bidirectional sugar transporter SWEET10-like: protein MLWIYYAMVKKNLVIMITINTFSLVIQIFYISFYLFYSSMKQKTLTIKLVVLVDVLAFALVFFPTHFLLDGKKRVQFLGYICMIFSLCVFIAPLAMIRRVVKTKTSEFMSFSLSFFLTLSAVTWFVYGVLLKDLNIALPNVLGFIFGWVQMVVYWVYKKPGTKPPGNVQEIDAEHVVDVVRDGDTIIIDENIKGDTEQMMESI, encoded by the exons ATGCTCTGGATATATTACGCGATGGTCAAGAAGAATCTAGTGATTATGATCACTATCAACACCTTTTCCTTGGTCATACAAATCTTCTACATCTCCTTCTATCTCTTCTACTCTTCTATGAAGCAAAAG ACTCTAACAATAAAACTAGTCGTATTGGTGGACGTTCTTGCTTTCGCCCTTGTTTTCTTCCCCACGCACTTTCTTCTTGATGGGAAGAAACGTGTCCAATTCCTCGGATACATTTGTATGATCTTCTCTCTATGTGTTTTTATCGCACCTCTTGCCATGATT AGGAGGGTTGTTAAGACGAAAACATCGGAGTTCATGAGTTTCAGTCTCTCCTTCTTTCTCACCTTGTCGGCAGTGACGTGGTTCGTCTATGGTGTGCTCCTCAAAGACTTAAACATAGCT CTTCCAAATGTTTTGGGGTTTATATTTGGATGGGTACAAATGGTTGTATACTGGGTATACAAGAAACCTGGGACGAAGCCACCAGGTAACGTCCAGGAAATAGATGCAGAGCATGTTGTGGATGTCGTGAGGGATGGAGACACCATAATCATTGATGAGAACATCAAAGGAGACACTGAGCAGATGATGGAGAGCatttaa